The proteins below come from a single Takifugu flavidus isolate HTHZ2018 unplaced genomic scaffold, ASM371156v2 ctg509, whole genome shotgun sequence genomic window:
- the LOC130520758 gene encoding uncharacterized protein LOC130520758 isoform X1 — MLHILSVTPHDAGFYYCIKTTYTSMTFLHGIFLRIPGTEPDVKAVIQVPPSDSVRSVTLQCSVLSDSENTTCRTERNVCWFQSGPDASYPSVFAAHGGRQDGCQGGVRGGAPQKWESSSSELLGSSDAGPFSCAVATCGEFFFGTLNFRTAGVLDENTILVVLLAAALVASVIVNVCLVWILKGKSSSCCEAAVLSCTTGASDEDTQPTEEEMCYSAPVFTRSKAQPDRGRLKDKETVYSEVMVSPRLIPMIRPLENALCSSSVPSSLTPRTQRLWMTSTAAAVAPDLLGHFSVFIAETTWKWMKTT, encoded by the exons ATGTTGCATATTCTGTCAGTGACTCCACATGATGCAGGATTTTATTACTGTATTAAAACTACTTATACAAGCATGACATTTCTTCATGGGATATTTCTCAGAATTCCAG GGACGGAGCCTGATGTCAAAGCCGTAATCCAAGTGCCTCCGTCTGATTCGGTGCGTTCAGTGACGCTGCAGTGTTCTGTCCTCTCTGACTCTGAAAACACAACCTGCAGAACAGAGCGCAACGTGTGCTGGTTCCAGTCTGGACCTGATGCATCTTATCCCAGTGTCTTTGCTGCACACGGAGGCCGCCAGGATGGATGCCAGGGTGGTGTCAGAGGTGGCGCTCCACAGAaatgggagagcagcagctcagagttaCTGGGCTCCTCTGATGCTGGGCCCTTTTCCTGCGCTGTGGCCACAtgtggggagtttttctttggaaCCCTCAACTTCAGGACTGCAGGGGTCTTAGATGAGAACACTATattggtggttctgctggctgctgctttggttgCAAGTGTTATTGTAAATGTCTGCCTGGTTTGGATCCTAAAGGGAAAATCTTCGAGCTGTTGCGAGG ctgcCGTACTCAGTTGCACAACAGGCGCGAGTGACGAGGACACTCAGCCG acagaagaggagatgtGTTATTCTGCTCCAGTCTTCACCAGGAGCAAAGCTCAACCAGACAGAGGTCGTctcaaagacaaagaaacagtcTACTCTGAA GTGATGGTGTCCCCACGGCTCATCCCTATGATCCGACCCCTGGAGAACGCTCTGTGCTCCTCCAGTGTCCCGTCCTCTCTGACTCCGAGAACCCAACGTCTCTGGATGACCTCAACAgccgctgctgtggctccagatCTGTTGggccatttttcagttttcattgcAGAAACAACGTGGAAGTGGATGAAAACAACTTAA
- the LOC130520758 gene encoding uncharacterized protein LOC130520758 isoform X2 gives MRFIFYLLSLRLVRTEPDVKAVIQVPPSDSVRSVTLQCSVLSDSENTTCRTERNVCWFQSGPDASYPSVFAAHGGRQDGCQGGVRGGAPQKWESSSSELLGSSDAGPFSCAVATCGEFFFGTLNFRTAGVLDENTILVVLLAAALVASVIVNVCLVWILKGKSSSCCEAAVLSCTTGASDEDTQPTEEEMCYSAPVFTRSKAQPDRGRLKDKETVYSEVMVSPRLIPMIRPLENALCSSSVPSSLTPRTQRLWMTSTAAAVAPDLLGHFSVFIAETTWKWMKTT, from the exons ATGAGGTTTATATTTTATCTGCTGAGCCTCCGACTCGTGC GGACGGAGCCTGATGTCAAAGCCGTAATCCAAGTGCCTCCGTCTGATTCGGTGCGTTCAGTGACGCTGCAGTGTTCTGTCCTCTCTGACTCTGAAAACACAACCTGCAGAACAGAGCGCAACGTGTGCTGGTTCCAGTCTGGACCTGATGCATCTTATCCCAGTGTCTTTGCTGCACACGGAGGCCGCCAGGATGGATGCCAGGGTGGTGTCAGAGGTGGCGCTCCACAGAaatgggagagcagcagctcagagttaCTGGGCTCCTCTGATGCTGGGCCCTTTTCCTGCGCTGTGGCCACAtgtggggagtttttctttggaaCCCTCAACTTCAGGACTGCAGGGGTCTTAGATGAGAACACTATattggtggttctgctggctgctgctttggttgCAAGTGTTATTGTAAATGTCTGCCTGGTTTGGATCCTAAAGGGAAAATCTTCGAGCTGTTGCGAGG ctgcCGTACTCAGTTGCACAACAGGCGCGAGTGACGAGGACACTCAGCCG acagaagaggagatgtGTTATTCTGCTCCAGTCTTCACCAGGAGCAAAGCTCAACCAGACAGAGGTCGTctcaaagacaaagaaacagtcTACTCTGAA GTGATGGTGTCCCCACGGCTCATCCCTATGATCCGACCCCTGGAGAACGCTCTGTGCTCCTCCAGTGTCCCGTCCTCTCTGACTCCGAGAACCCAACGTCTCTGGATGACCTCAACAgccgctgctgtggctccagatCTGTTGggccatttttcagttttcattgcAGAAACAACGTGGAAGTGGATGAAAACAACTTAA
- the LOC130520758 gene encoding uncharacterized protein LOC130520758 isoform X4: MLHILSVTPHDAGFYYCIKTTYTSMTFLHGIFLRIPGTEPDVKAVIQVPPSDSVRSVTLQCSVLSDSENTTCRTERNVCWFQSGPDASYPSVFAAHGGRQDGCQGGVRGGAPQKWESSSSELLGSSDAGPFSCAVATCGEFFFGTLNFRTAGVLDENTILVVLLAAALVASVIVNVCLVWILKGKSSSCCEAAVLSCTTGASDEDTQPTEEEMCYSAPVFTRSKAQPDRGRLKDKETVYSELG, from the exons ATGTTGCATATTCTGTCAGTGACTCCACATGATGCAGGATTTTATTACTGTATTAAAACTACTTATACAAGCATGACATTTCTTCATGGGATATTTCTCAGAATTCCAG GGACGGAGCCTGATGTCAAAGCCGTAATCCAAGTGCCTCCGTCTGATTCGGTGCGTTCAGTGACGCTGCAGTGTTCTGTCCTCTCTGACTCTGAAAACACAACCTGCAGAACAGAGCGCAACGTGTGCTGGTTCCAGTCTGGACCTGATGCATCTTATCCCAGTGTCTTTGCTGCACACGGAGGCCGCCAGGATGGATGCCAGGGTGGTGTCAGAGGTGGCGCTCCACAGAaatgggagagcagcagctcagagttaCTGGGCTCCTCTGATGCTGGGCCCTTTTCCTGCGCTGTGGCCACAtgtggggagtttttctttggaaCCCTCAACTTCAGGACTGCAGGGGTCTTAGATGAGAACACTATattggtggttctgctggctgctgctttggttgCAAGTGTTATTGTAAATGTCTGCCTGGTTTGGATCCTAAAGGGAAAATCTTCGAGCTGTTGCGAGG ctgcCGTACTCAGTTGCACAACAGGCGCGAGTGACGAGGACACTCAGCCG acagaagaggagatgtGTTATTCTGCTCCAGTCTTCACCAGGAGCAAAGCTCAACCAGACAGAGGTCGTctcaaagacaaagaaacagtcTACTCTGAA TTGGGTTAA
- the LOC130520758 gene encoding uncharacterized protein LOC130520758 isoform X3, with protein sequence MLHILSVTPHDAGFYYCIKTTYTSMTFLHGIFLRIPGTEPDVKAVIQVPPSDSVRSVTLQCSVLSDSENTTCRTERNVCWFQSGPDASYPSVFAAHGGRQDGCQGGVRGGAPQKWESSSSELLGSSDAGPFSCAVATCGEFFFGTLNFRTAGVLDENTILVVLLAAALVASVIVNVCLVWILKGKSSSCCEAAVLSCTTGASDEDTQPTEEEMCYSAPVFTRSKAQPDRGRLKDKETVYSEVRTPVTGN encoded by the exons ATGTTGCATATTCTGTCAGTGACTCCACATGATGCAGGATTTTATTACTGTATTAAAACTACTTATACAAGCATGACATTTCTTCATGGGATATTTCTCAGAATTCCAG GGACGGAGCCTGATGTCAAAGCCGTAATCCAAGTGCCTCCGTCTGATTCGGTGCGTTCAGTGACGCTGCAGTGTTCTGTCCTCTCTGACTCTGAAAACACAACCTGCAGAACAGAGCGCAACGTGTGCTGGTTCCAGTCTGGACCTGATGCATCTTATCCCAGTGTCTTTGCTGCACACGGAGGCCGCCAGGATGGATGCCAGGGTGGTGTCAGAGGTGGCGCTCCACAGAaatgggagagcagcagctcagagttaCTGGGCTCCTCTGATGCTGGGCCCTTTTCCTGCGCTGTGGCCACAtgtggggagtttttctttggaaCCCTCAACTTCAGGACTGCAGGGGTCTTAGATGAGAACACTATattggtggttctgctggctgctgctttggttgCAAGTGTTATTGTAAATGTCTGCCTGGTTTGGATCCTAAAGGGAAAATCTTCGAGCTGTTGCGAGG ctgcCGTACTCAGTTGCACAACAGGCGCGAGTGACGAGGACACTCAGCCG acagaagaggagatgtGTTATTCTGCTCCAGTCTTCACCAGGAGCAAAGCTCAACCAGACAGAGGTCGTctcaaagacaaagaaacagtcTACTCTGAAGTGAGGACCCCCGTTACAGGAAATTAA